ATTCCGGATCCGCGCCGAGGAGTTCCGCGAGCCGTTTCAGCCCCCGGTGCGCGGCCGTCCGTACGGCGCCCGGACGCTTGCCCAGGGTCTCGGCGGCGGTCTTGGCGTCCAGGCCGACGACCACGCGCAGCACGACGGCCTCGGCCTGGTCCTGGGGCAGCCGGGCGATGAGCGAGAGGGTGGTGCCGGTGGTGAGTGCCTCGATGGCCTCGCCCGCGGTGTCCGACTCGGCGGGCTTGCCGGTCAGCTCGGTCTCGTCGCCGCCGATGGCGGGGCGGCGGCCGCGCATCCGTATGTGGTCCAGGGCCCGGTTGCGGGCTATCCGGGCGGCCCAGCCGCGGAAGCGGTCCGCGTCGCCGTCGAAGCGGTCCAGGTCACGGGCTATCTGGAGCCAGGCCTCGGAGGCCACGTCCTCGGCGTCCGGATCGCCGACCAGTGTCCGGACGTATCCGAGCAGCCGCGGGTGCACGGCGCGGTACACAGTACGGAACGCGGTCTCGTCCCCGTCCTGTGCCGCAAGCACCGCGGCAGTCAACTCCGCGTCGTCCCCCAGCACCCGTGAATCCTCAATACGTGGTCGCGATCGATGGTCGCCGCTTCGAGCCGTCGAGGGTGGTGGTGATCGTTCGAGAGTCGCGTTGATCATTCAACATCCGCGCCCGGCGCGAAAGGCACGTTACGACCTGAAACCGCTGCTCGTCCATGTCCGCACAAAACGCAACTACCTCGTGATCCGGGGGCGCGGCCGGGTGGGTATGACGGCGGGGTGTGACAGAAACCGCACTCCTGACGCTGAAGGAGTTACGGGCCGCCGCGCGGCCCGTGCCGCGCGACGGCCGGGGCCTCTCCTGTGGGGGGTGGCGGCCCTGGCCGTCTCCGCGGTACAGGCGTGTTCAGCTTCGCGTGCTGCGTGCTGTCGCTGCCGGCGGACGCCTCGCGCCCCTGATCCCGGCGATCGCCCGCTCACACCCCGGCGTCGGCGCGGAGGAGCGGCCCGGCGAGACGTGCGTCAGTGCTTTCGGGACTGGTTCTTGTCCGTGTTCGGCCCCGCCGTGCCCTGCCCCGCAGCCGCCTCCTCCGGCTTCGCCTTCCCGGGCTTCGCCTCCGTCGGCGCCGGCGTCTTCCCGGGTTTCGCCGTGGCCGTCGCCGGGGCGGTCAGCGTGGTGCAGTAGGCGCTGACGTTGGCCTCGCCGCCGGCCGCCGCGGCGAGCCTCTGGAACGCCGTGGAGTCGAGCGCCTTGCCGCGGCCCCGAAGCTTCTCGTACGCACGGCAGTGGGCCAGGGTGTCCTTCGCGGTGGCCGGACGGTCGGCGGGGGCGGACACGGCGGGCCGGGAGTCGCTCGGCGACCGGACCGGGGCGCTCGTGGTGACGCTCGGACGTGCGCCCCCGTCGTCCGCCGCATCCTTGGCCGACCCGCCGTCACCGCCACCGGCGCCGATCGCCGCGTAGGCGACACCGCCGAGGGTGAGACTCGCCAGGAGCACGGAGAGCGTCGCCTTCCAGGACCGCGCCCCGCGCCGTCGCGCACGGGGCCGCCAGTCGTCCCGCCGCCGCGTCCGCGCCCGGTGCGCCCCGGCGTCCCGCGCCACCCGAAAGGCCTCCAGGGCCCGGCGCTCGGCCTCCCCGTCCGTCTTCTCCGCGAGGATCGCCGCCCCGAGCACCGCTTCCAGCCGGCCTCGGTCGTACGACGGCTCGGGGAGGTCGCCCAGGATCCCGTCGTCGTACGGCTGCTCCGCGCCCGGCGCTGCACCCTCCCTCCGCTCGTCGCCCATGCCGTGTCCGTTCCTGTCCGCCGTGCCGTCCTCGCCTGTCATGTCGACTCCCCCAGCGTCCGGGGGCGCTCATCCGTCACACTCTCGGCGCCGAGCAGCTGCGCCAGCCGCTTCAGGCCCCGGTAGGCCGCGGTGCGCACCGCGCCGGGGCGTTTGCCGAGGACGCGGGCGGCGGCGGGGCCGTCGAGTCCGACGACGACCCGGAGCAGCACCGCCTCGGCCTGGTCGCGCGGGAGTGCCCGGACCAGCTCCAGGGCGTACTCGGTGGAGAGGGACTCCAGCGCCTGGTCGTGGGTGCTGTGCGGGCCGGGCAGGTCCAGCATGTCCTGCTCCAGCGCCGCCGACCGGGGCCGCACCTTCTGCCGGCGCAGATGGTCCAGGGCCCGGTGCCGGGCGATGGTCGCCGTCCAGCCGCGGAACCCGGCCCCGTCCCCGCGGAACCGGCCGAGGTCTCTGGCGATCTCCAGCCAGGCGTCGGAGGCCACGTCCTCGGCGTCGTCCCCGACCAGCCCGCGCAGATACCCGAGCAGTGCGGGCTGCACCAGCCGGTAGGCGACCGCGAACGCGGACTCGTCGCCCTCCTGGGCCCGCGCGACGGCCGTGCCCAGTTCCCCGTCGTACGCCTGCGCGCGGCGGGGTTCCCCTCCCTGGCCCAAGAACTTTCCTGTCCGTACCGGTTCGTGGCGATTCCGCACTGTCGGCGGGGTCGCCCTTGCCCATGTCCCCCACGGTCAACAGCGTCCGACCGCACAGAAGTGTCACAGTCCCGTACCTGTCCCCAGGGCCTCCGCATGTGACGCCTGTGACGTCTGCGATCGTTTGGACGCTGTGTGAGTGCCACCTGTGCAACAGGTGGCACTTCTGTGACCGAGTTCAACTGAATCAGGGGTGGGGTAGGTAGTGAGTCGTCGTAGAAGCCGTGCGTACAGACCGCTCAGCATGAAGCGGCGGGCGTGGCTGACGCTCGGCGCGGTGGTCCTGGGGGGCGGGGGAATCGCGAGCTACGCCGTCGCCAGCCCGTCGACCGACGCGGCGGGGGATCCGCGGGCCGAGCGACCGGTGAAGGTCTACGACCTCGCGCTGAAGGCACCCGAGACCGGTGAGCGTGAGCTGCCGCGCACCGAGACCAAGCAGTTCTCGCTGCTCGGCATCTCCTGGACGGGGGCGACCAAGCAGCTCGACGGCAAGGCGCAGGTACGCACCCGGAGCCTCGACACCGGCGCGTGGACCTCCTGGCAGGACCTGGAGACGGACGCGGACCCGGTGGAGGACGCCGACGAGCGGGCCGGGGCACGCGGCGCGTCCGAACCGCTGTGGGTGGGCCCCTCGGACGGTGTCGAGGTGCAGGTCGTCCACGAGGACGGCACCACCAGCGCCGGACTGCCCTCGGGGCTCAAGGTCAACCTGGTCGACCCGGGCGTGACCGCCGCCGAAGCGGCCGACGCCGCGACCGAGCCGGCGGCCTACACGGAGGACGTGACCCCGAGCCCCACGGCCACCACACCCACCGCCCCGGCCACCACGCCCACCTCCCCGGCGCCCACGGCCACCACGCCCACCGCCCCGACCTCCACGGTTCCCGAGCCGCCGATCGTCTCGCGCGCCGACTGGGGCGCCGACGAGTCGCTGAGCCCCGACCCGTCGGAGTACAACGCGGACGTGAAGGCCGTCTTCGTCCATCACACGGCCGGGTCGAACGACTACACCTGCGCCGAGTCGGCGTCGATCGTGCGGGCCATCTACGCGTACCACACCGCCCCGGCCCCCGACGGCAACGGCTGGAACGACCTCGGCTACAACTTCCTGGTCGACAAGTGCGGCACGATCTTCGAGGGCCGCAAGGGCGGCGTCGACCAGCCGGTCCTGGGCGCCCACACCTACGGCTGGAACCGTGAGTCCACCGGCATCGCGGTGATCGGCGAGTACACCTCGGCGGGCGCCTCCACCGCCGCCCTCACCTCGGTCGCCCGGATCGCGGCCTGGAAGCTCGGCCAGTACGGCGTCGACCCGAACTCCACGGTCCAGCTGAAGGCGGGCGCGACCCAGAAGAACCTCGCCGGTACCAGCTTCACCGCGGGCAGCCTCTACACCTTCAACCGGATCTCCGGTCACCGCGACGGCTACGCCACCGAGTGCCCCGGCACCACGCTCTACGGCCAGCTGCCGACCATCCGCGCCTGGGCGTCCGGCCCGGTGCAGGGCCTGAAGGTCACCTCGCTGACCGGCGCGACCCTGTCCGGCTCGACGTACTACACCAAGGGCGCTATCACCGCGAAGTGGTCGACGACCACGCCGGGTTCGCTGATCTCGAAGTTCGAGCTGCTGGTCGACGGCACGGTCGTCAAGACCACCGCGGGCACGGCCACCTCGGCGAGCACGACCCTGGCCGCGGGCACCCACAAGGTCGCCGTGCGGGCGGTGCACCAGTCCGGCAAGACCACTCCGGCCACCACCGCGCTGACCGTCGTCGCGGACACCACCGCGCCGGTCTTCTCCACCACCCCGAAGATCACCCTGCGCGCGGGCACCGTGGAGACCGCCGCCGTCCCGGTCACCCTCGGCTGGAAGGCCACCGACGCGCAGGCCCTGAAGCAGGTCAGCCTGCTGTCCCCGACGACGGCCACCTTCGGCCCGACCACCACCAGCTCCAACCGCACCGCCAAGTCCGGCTCGGCGAGCACCTGGTCGATGAAGGCGTACGACGTCGCGGGCAACACCCGCACCTCGTCGCCCGCCTACACGCCGATGATCCTCCAGGAGACCTCGGCCACGAAGT
Above is a window of Streptomyces griseorubiginosus DNA encoding:
- a CDS encoding RNA polymerase sigma factor, translated to MLGDDAELTAAVLAAQDGDETAFRTVYRAVHPRLLGYVRTLVGDPDAEDVASEAWLQIARDLDRFDGDADRFRGWAARIARNRALDHIRMRGRRPAIGGDETELTGKPAESDTAGEAIEALTTGTTLSLIARLPQDQAEAVVLRVVVGLDAKTAAETLGKRPGAVRTAAHRGLKRLAELLGADPESAGALDALPPQREPQDRAVTSASVTHMRPRTQKDM
- a CDS encoding peptidoglycan recognition protein gives rise to the protein MKRRAWLTLGAVVLGGGGIASYAVASPSTDAAGDPRAERPVKVYDLALKAPETGERELPRTETKQFSLLGISWTGATKQLDGKAQVRTRSLDTGAWTSWQDLETDADPVEDADERAGARGASEPLWVGPSDGVEVQVVHEDGTTSAGLPSGLKVNLVDPGVTAAEAADAATEPAAYTEDVTPSPTATTPTAPATTPTSPAPTATTPTAPTSTVPEPPIVSRADWGADESLSPDPSEYNADVKAVFVHHTAGSNDYTCAESASIVRAIYAYHTAPAPDGNGWNDLGYNFLVDKCGTIFEGRKGGVDQPVLGAHTYGWNRESTGIAVIGEYTSAGASTAALTSVARIAAWKLGQYGVDPNSTVQLKAGATQKNLAGTSFTAGSLYTFNRISGHRDGYATECPGTTLYGQLPTIRAWASGPVQGLKVTSLTGATLSGSTYYTKGAITAKWSTTTPGSLISKFELLVDGTVVKTTAGTATSASTTLAAGTHKVAVRAVHQSGKTTPATTALTVVADTTAPVFSTTPKITLRAGTVETAAVPVTLGWKATDAQALKQVSLLSPTTATFGPTTTSSNRTAKSGSASTWSMKAYDVAGNTRTSSPAYTPMILQETSATKSGSWTARSSSSYLGGKSYSSGSKNASLTWTFTGKSAAWVVSRASTSGQAYVYVDGTKVATVDLKSATTKYRQAIWTKSWASSAQHKIKIVVVGTSGRPTITTDGLVYIK
- a CDS encoding RNA polymerase sigma factor, with translation MGQGGEPRRAQAYDGELGTAVARAQEGDESAFAVAYRLVQPALLGYLRGLVGDDAEDVASDAWLEIARDLGRFRGDGAGFRGWTATIARHRALDHLRRQKVRPRSAALEQDMLDLPGPHSTHDQALESLSTEYALELVRALPRDQAEAVLLRVVVGLDGPAAARVLGKRPGAVRTAAYRGLKRLAQLLGAESVTDERPRTLGEST